The following proteins are co-located in the Dromaius novaehollandiae isolate bDroNov1 chromosome 10, bDroNov1.hap1, whole genome shotgun sequence genome:
- the RBPMS2 gene encoding RNA-binding protein with multiple splicing 2 gives MSNLNKDTEHTNGSGNVEEEVRTLFVSGLPVDIKPRELYLLFRPFKGYEGSLIKLTSKQPVGFVTFDSRAGAEAAKNALNGIRFDPENPQTLRLEFAKANTKMAKSKLMATPNPTNIHPALGAHFIARDPYDLTGAALIPASPEAWAPYPLYTTELTPAIPHAAFTYPAAAAAAAALHAQMRWYPPSEATQQGWKSRQFC, from the exons GTACGGACGCTGTTTGTCAGTGGCCTTCCTGTGGACATCAAACCCAGAGAGCTTTACCTGCTCTTCCGACCATTTAAG ggTTATGAAGGGTCACTGATCAAGCTAACATCAAAGCAG CCAGTTGGTTTTGTGACCTTTGACAGCCGGGCTGGTGCTGAAGCAGCAAAGAACGCCTTAAAT GGCATCCGCTTCGACCCAGAGAACCCCCAGACCTTGCGGTTAGAGTTTGCTAAGGCCAACACAAAGATGGCCAAGAGCAAGCTGATGGCCACACCAAACCCCACCAATATCCACCCTGCCCTGGGCGCACACTTCATTGCACGAGACCCCT ATGACCTGACTGGAGCAGCTCTCATTCCAGCATCCCCAGAAGCATGGGCTCCCTACCCACTGTACACCACGGAGCTAACCCCCGCCATCCCCCATGCCGCGTTCACGTACccagcggctgctgctgcagctgctgctcttcacGCTCAG ATGCGCTGGTATCCTCCCTCCGAAGCTACCCAGCAAGGATGGAAGTCTCGTCAGTTTTGTTAG